The sequence below is a genomic window from Dioscorea cayenensis subsp. rotundata cultivar TDr96_F1 chromosome 6, TDr96_F1_v2_PseudoChromosome.rev07_lg8_w22 25.fasta, whole genome shotgun sequence.
CTGAGTcctgggtttttttttttaaaaaaaaaagggcgtTTAGTCCTTTTAATCTTACAAATCCCTCTGAGCCTTTAGGTTTTTGTAATTCTTTATTAATCCTTGTTAATGGCCGATCTCAATTCCAATTCTAAATATCAAATTCAATTTGACATGGCACCGAGAAAACTCCCATTGGCAGAGCCATAGTAACAGGCATAAGTTtctgttttctctttttttaattaataaaaatgatttttgttagaaataagatcaataatattattatttacattttaatattatgcatttaaaacaatattaagaTCTATattacaaaagtaaaaaattaatatgagacaaaaaattctaaaatattatgcatttaaaaaaatattaagatctatattacaaaagtaaaaattaatgagacaaaaaattctaaaagaaattaaatagcATGGAAAGAAAATCCACGTAAAATAATAGTGGCGTATTATAaaatcccatatatatatatatatatactgttcaAGCACCCAACTCTAAGATTAACATGCAGTTTAgacgaaaataaaaaattacctcCTAGCAAAGATACTTCATACATCTTTTTAATGTCAACtaaaagattttataaaaaaaattaaacaataacattttCTCTTcgcaataaaattataatatttataaaaaaaaattaaatctatgtCAAACAATAGTaatgtattttaaaatctaaaaaaaaaaaattatacttcgAGCACCAAATCTTAAAAACTACATCCGTGCaaaaatacttatatatatatatatatattcaactaaaaaaataaagaaattaaaaagtaaaccaTAACATAATCTCCACCCTCCATTTGCCtcccaaaaacccaaaaaaacacaataaaatctcttcttttttttcttgtcccTTGAAAAGCataaaaagcctaatcctatcaTTCCTATGCATTATTTCACAGGGTATAATCAGACATTTTCAGATAATCAAATCATAAGTcagcaaaatatataaaaggaaCAGACCcacaacaaaaggaaaagagtTCCTTTTTTAGTATCATATGATTCATATCTCATGTTATACAACATGccataatgaataaataaagtcATCACGGTCATCCTAAATAAAAACCAGCAAAGTAGTTagtaattaataactaaaaacttCCCAATTAATACATAATTGTTCCTAATTGTCTCAGTGCCCCAAAACAAAGCTAATTCAATAGAGTCATCATCTTTTAATTGCCTGCAGCTTCAACTTCTGGGATCAATCTCAATTCTCTGCGGTACCAATTTCTTGACTGCCCTCAGGTTTCGCCTGTCAAAATAAGAaacaatcatttaaaaaattaattcatcgcacaatatatatatatatatatatatatgataatatgtTTTCTAGGGACGTCCAGCTGTTATTTCATTACTAACTCCAGAGATGGGTTTAGTAcaggattatatttttaacaaaaccaTTAGATAATGATCTAATGGTTGTTGTGGGACGACCTCCCTAAATTACCggtcttatatatatagataaaaataagtGTGGCATTTGATCATACAGCAGGGGATCTAGAGAGTGATCGGCTCTTGCTCCGAGCAGGGCTCTTGCTGGGTCGTTTGTTGCGAGGGGGCTGCAAAACAACTGGTTAGGTGGACATtgaagtaaaacaacaaaaagattGGCAATAGAACTTACGGAAGCAACAGGAGATCTGGATCGGGATCGGGATCTGCAAAAAAAGTTCCAGAAACAAGAGAATTCAATAATCCACAACTTTGGCTTTTAACGCCTTGATCCAAAAGCACCGAGGCCACTTCCACGTTGGATATAACCGCAGAGGAAAGCACAAATGTGAAACCATAAAAGTTCAGCAACACCATTGTTTTAAAACAGAATGAATTGGTAgtaatttctaaaatttgaaCAGCTACCAAGGGCCAATattcaaaagaagaaatagtGACAAGTATATCATGTAAATGAAGCTGTGGCTAATGCAAATAAACTTAAGGTGCAGAAGTTATCCATATTGAAGTTATCTCTAACTGTACCATTTAATTCCACATCACAACTCTCCTGGGAGCAATGCCTATTAGCAAGGTGAAATTCCCCTATCGCTGACTTGCGCATTCCAATTCCACTTAGTTCACTGTTATCCAGCGCTTTAAAAGCAATCCATCCCttctatttttctctcattcCGCTCCTATTGGGATTAGGCGTAATACACAAAGGTATGACAATCATGGTAAGTTTTGGTTTCCAAAGCTGCTCATTTGTGAAACAGCATACCTCACACAACCAAGGAGCTCTATCCATTTCCATTGTATCCTGATCAAGTTCCTAAAATGCAATCCCCAGATCGCCGCATAAGCCCTTATCTAAAGATAGAAAGAAGGAAGCATTAAAACATTGACATAATTGGACAGTACGGAAAATCTGTGTGCTCAACGTGGCTCTTACAGGACCATCTCAACTGGAATCATGCAGGAATGCAGATACATAGCAGGAAAAAAATGCCAAAAGAGATTGATTAATGCATCATGTCCTGCCATACTGAACACATAGAGCCATGCAGAAGTGACCCATCAAAACAAGTTGCACAGGTATACTTCTCAAAACTCAAAagtcatcaaataaaaataaagtacatGTCCATAGGATCTAGAAAGCTTCTCAATCACATAAAATTACTtggaataataataacaaaatagcAGTTTAAAGGACTCAAATAAGAATGAAGTCCTTTGTTAGGTCACAGACTTTCAGAGTTGTTGATAATGGCTCTAGTAAATACTTGGGGACAAGACTTCATCTTGTATCTAATGAACAAGCTACATATTGTAAGCAATTCATGCTCAAGTAAATACTCAAGAGTTTCAGAGTTGTTGATAATGGCTCTAGTAAATACTTGGGGACAAGACTTCATCTTGTATCTAATGAACAAGCTACATATTGTAAGCAATTCATGCTCAAGCTTGGATTTTCACATCTAATTGAACAGAATAATTGTATCAGGATCCATAGCTATTTTAACTACACAAAAGCCTCTAGAACTAGAAAGACATAAAGATGTAAAAGAGATGACAAGGCATACCCTGACAATGACGGTCCCCTTGACCCTGAACGGGAACGTGAAGCAACAGATCTAGAACGAGATTTAGACCGACGTGCCGACTTAGCTTTTGGAGATTTGCTGTATAACAAATTTGCACAATGTAGGACAAGTTTTCATCCTTTCAAATCCGACCAGATAATGAAAATTAGATATAAACCAGACCTCTGACTGCGACTGCGACTGCGGCTGCGGCTGTTACTACGACTTCGACTTCTTGAGTAGGAACGGCTGCGACTGCGGCTCCTGGATAAACTTTGTTTGTACTCCTTAACCTGAcgcaagaagaaaaaaatacttacaCTTTTCcatcaaaaatatcaaagacaaaccataaaaaccaaaacacatccaaaaaaatataagttattgTACTCTGATATATGCCCGAGAAAATGCATTACGGAACTCAGAGTCATCAAGTTTCCTGATCTgcagcaaacaaacaaaatatatatatatatatatatatatatatcaaagaccTAAATAAGTTCCATTAACATTCATTGGTTGAGCaagaaattcaaacaaaacCAACAGAATATTAGCAACAAACCGCATATTTCATATCATCATAGTTTGTGTAATCAACAATTCCTACAGTGCCTGCAATATACCAAGACAAAAATAGGATTGCATTTAGCACAGCTAATATCGCTTTTACAAAGAGAAATTGTCAGCTGATCTGCTTGATACACAAGAAATAAttgaaccaaaataaaatactaaaattggcCAAACCAAAAGAAATGTTCCTCTCCTTTCTCACAAAAAAACAATCTGTAGAAACCAGATTCCTTTTCTGTACAAACTTATGCAGTTAAGAAACTAACCATACCTACATAAGtcttgaaaataaagaaacaagatGAAATAAAGGATGGATATAATGCAGTATACCTCCAGACTCACTAAAAACTTGGGAGAAGCAAACATCACCAGCTAAACGCATATGGTCCTGAAAATGTGAATGAACTAGAAGTAAGCATAACTAAATTGCACAATAAAAGGTTACAATAAGATAGGAACTGACAAGTGCAACTgatatgttcatatatatatagggaggTGTTTAATTCCTAATAAAAAAGCAATGTACTTGAAGTCGCATGGGCACTGGATATGTAGGAACTCAGAGAACATTTTGTATTAAACTCCAAATTCGTACTTGGTTGAAAGTAGGTTGCAATACCATGTCCCATTTGAGATACAATTATAATGCCACATCTCCATTGTTGTAACAGATTagttatttaaacaaatataattgcCACAAGCAAGATGAGCATCAACTGAGTTGCATCACTGTAACCCACCCATATAAAGCTAAACATAAGAATGTAGTACATGGATCATAAACAGCACTATAGTATTTAAGAAAATCTGCTAGAAGGCTACCTTTAGGTCTTGCCATGAAGCTGAGGACGGAAGCCCCGTAACCCTAACTGAAAGCATACCGTGTCAGTATACAGAAGACTAGAACAACACACAAATATTCCTCAACAGGTATACATAAACATACCACGATATTCTGAGCGCCTAGAAACACCACCTCGGCCACCCCCACCACCTCTATAGCTATGGCGGTCAATTGAAGAAGAGTGTCCTCTTCCACCATGTGCAACTTCCACCTGCACAATAAGCAAAATCCCAAGATGGAAacaaactcaaaatatatatatatatatacaggaaaAACAGAGGACAGCAAAGGcatcaaaaccttaattaatGGTTCATTGAATATAGCCTTACCCGCAATCTGTGACCATCAAAGTTATAGCCATCCCGACCACGAATGGCATCTTGAGCATCCCGTGCCTCTTCAAACTATCACAAAATACAAACAGTCATATTACTGTATACCAAAAGACATGAGATACTGgttcctaaaaaaacataaaatgactGTAACATGCTCCTATTATGTGCTTCTATCAAACATAAGCAATTTAAAAAGGCATTAACAACTGTGATGCAATGAGAATAGATTTTCTGTCTAAATCATAAACTGTAGTTCCATTGATTGCCTGGCAAAGTGCAAAAAAAGACAATATTGCCATGAGGAAGACTTCGTTTAGTACATTATGTTGGAGAACAAAATTACCTCAATGAATGCATAACCTGGAGGCCTTGGTGGAACCTTGAGATCAATATCAACAATGGGTCCATACTGCATAGTAAGACATGGCCAGATCAGCAAGCACATCCAgaagtttaaacaaatgaaaacaaaaaaataaaaaaataaaaaaataaaaaaataatcaattccCTAAAACCATAGCATGGCACCAGAAAGTTAAATAactatgatattattatttccaAACAAGTACACCATGCTCACCACTGTACAAAGCAAGAGATCTCTACTCACCTTTTGCAGTTAGAGACATGTTAACATGATTCTGAAACATTTTACTGAAAATAGGTTCagaaatattttccaaaaacaGCAGCCCCAGACAGCCATTGCTTACCATGTGTTAAATTCTTTGAGTTAAAATTTCAGGGTCAAAGAACCAAAACTTAAGTCAAAGTGGCATTAGGAAGTCCATTTAAGTAAATGAAGCGTCAAAACGGGTGGCATACAAACCACAACTTTAACAAGACGATGGAAGTTGTGAAGCGATTTTGCCATAATTATTGGTTGAAATGGCAGAGACAAAACTAATCCAGAATGGGAAGGTAAGAAGATTtctcaagtaaaaaataaaataaattaaataagcaaATGGCATGATCTAGGAAAATGCATTCCTCCAAGGATGCAATTAACATCCATCATAAATTGAACTATTAAAACATTTGACTCTGGAGAATACTCTGCAGGACAAGTCGATGCCAGATGCCTTAAAAGTGAAACCCTGAACAATTCACTAACAAAACTCCttgtaaaaaaatgatggaCAATTGGTGAGCATATTTTGGGTAGTACAAATGGACCACAGTTCATGAGGAACATCTAGGTATCTTCATTTCTAAAAGTTCTGCAAAAGGATGTTTATCTGAAACTGTccctatttataaaaatatacattctCACAAACACCAAGAAATCAAATGCATAAGACTCTCCTCAAGGTCATCCAAAAATATGAGTGAGGGCATGCCTAGAACATCAAAAGAAACAGATCCCTAAAAGTGTTTAACGTGGAATTTAAACTGATGAACCAAatgcaagaaaaatcaaaaagactAAGGCATCACAATATagatgaatgaaaacaatagacCTTGTGAAACAAATCCTCAACTTCCCTCTCACGGATATCACCCGGGAGGTTCCCAACATAAATGGTTCGGTTGCTTCCGCGGCTACTCATGCTTTCTGCATCAATTTACCACATAAAATAAGACAAAGAAATGTTACACTGCAATGCAAAACAACCAAAAGAAGCCAAACTTTCATCAAAACCAACAACCAGCATCCTACGTTCCCTATACAAATTTAAAGAACATCCACACTGCAGCCTCTGAAAAAAAGAAGTCGAGGAATTAAAAGTGGGgaacaaataatcacacaacCATCAATTTGAGCTTGCACCCCAAacatacaaagaaaaagagagttgGTCATGCAAAGCAACCATAAACAACCCAactcaaaatttgaaagaaacacTCAACCATCAATTTGAGATTTTGCCTcaaacaaaaacccaaaaaaaaagctAATCACACAAAACAAGCAAcccaaaacaatattaaaaagaataaaaaaatccacaCTCCATATCCCAAAAAGAAGggttttaaagaagaaaaacaacagTAATCGCCTAACCAACACAAAAATTTCCACTAATTACACAAATCGAGCATAAGCTGCCAAAAATTTTGCAGCAAAAATCAACAATCATGACTAAAATCCTAAAAACCCAGACATGAATTTGGATCCTCAGTGGTCTCAAAAGCACACCACAGAAACAGGCATATTacaaataagaattaaaatcaTGTGGCTTGATTCATAATTTGCAAAATTCTTGCAACCATACATCAACCAagaccaaaaaaagaaagaaagaaccaAAAGGAGAAAATAACTGGAATCACAACTAGAACACAGTGAATCAAGATAGGAACACAACGCCATGTGGTTTCATGCATTATCTAACCAAGCATCACccaacacaaacaaaataaataaataatacaattagaaTGACaacaaaaccccaaaaaaaaccAGAAAGGACCAGAATACCAGGTGCCCTCAGAATCAGACTTCAACGAGCCAACATTAATACTAAAGTTGACAACCTGTGACTTGATTTATTAGTTGTCAATACCTTGCAACAATGCacacaaacatttaaaaatataacaacaaaaaaaaaagtataaccactgaaaccctagaaatccaGAAACACAACATTAAACTAATCATAAATACTCTGGAGCTTGACTCATGAAAAATATCTGAAATTTCAATCACCATTCATTTAAACAATGGATTCTGAGAGACAGGAACACcaagaatcacaacaaaaacACTGGAAATCCATAAATACAACTTCAACACAGAGAATCAAAGCTCTAGTGCTCGATTCATGGAAATATAGATGAGATTTTAATCACTGCTTACCTTAACAATAAATTGTAAGAGACAAGAACTCCTAGGATCACAACTAAAGCCCTAGAAATCCATAAATATGACACTAACACCAATAATTGAGACTCTGGTACTTGATAAATGGAAATAGATACAAGATTTAGATCACTACTTACTGTGGCAATAGATTCCAGGCGACAAGGACACCAAGAATCACAACTAAAACCCTATAAATCCAGAAATACGACATAAACAGTAGGAATCAAGACTCCAGTGCTTGATTCATGGAAACATACATGAAATTACGATTACCACTGAGCTTAACAATGGATTCCAAGAGATAAGGAACACCAAGAACCACAAATAAAGCCCTAGAAATCcagaaatacgaaaaatcaagaTTCTAGTGCTtgattaaatagaaatatatacgAGAACCCTAAAAATCCAGAAATACAACATTAACACTAAGAATCCAGACTCCAGAACTTGATTCATGGAAATATACATGAGATTACGATTACCACTCAGCTTAACAGTGGATTCCAAGAGATAAGGAACACCAGAACCACAAATAAAGCCTTGGA
It includes:
- the LOC120263979 gene encoding serine/arginine-rich-splicing factor SR34-like translates to MSSRGSNRTIYVGNLPGDIREREVEDLFHKYGPIVDIDLKVPPRPPGYAFIEFEEARDAQDAIRGRDGYNFDGHRLRVEVAHGGRGHSSSIDRHSYRGGGGGRGGVSRRSEYRVRVTGLPSSASWQDLKDHMRLAGDVCFSQVFSESGGTVGIVDYTNYDDMKYAIRKLDDSEFRNAFSRAYIRVKEYKQSLSRSRSRSRSYSRSRSRSNSRSRSRSRSQSKSPKAKSARRSKSRSRSVASRSRSGSRGPSLSGSRSRSRSPVASPPRNKRPSKSPARSKSRSLSRSPAAKPEGSQEIGTAEN